From a region of the Aulosira sp. FACHB-615 genome:
- the polA gene encoding DNA polymerase I yields MSENSTTITTTRPTFILVDGHSLAFRSYFAFAKGRDGGLRTKTGIPTSVCFGFLKSLLEVMTTQQPQAMAVAFDLGLPTFRHEADDTYKADRPGTPEDFVPDLKNLHELLEGLNLKIFTAPGYEADDVLGTLAQKATAAGYKVKILTGDRDLFQLIDPDKEITVLNFSPDALKRATNSITEFSVEQVKEKLGVLPTQIVDYKALCGDKSDNIPGVKGIGEKTAVQLLNTYGSLENIYAAIAEIKGATQKKLTEGQEDAKKSQYLAQIVTEVPLEVNLDNCQLTGFDTSNLTPILEKLEFNTFLKKINEIQQKFGGEVTETPANVEASSIDDDGDDLSFFTAAETAAYQQQPVSEIQPRIINSEAKLTELVNILQQFTDTTNPVAWDTETSDLEPRDAALVGIGCCWGTQPDESAYIPLAHKNGENLHPETALAALRPILESANYPKTFQNGKFDRLVFRCQGINLAGIVFDTMLASYVLNPDTSHNLTDLALRYLGLSIQNYAELVPKGKTIADLGISAVANYCCFQVYATWQLVEKLREELDKFPALSKLLLEVEQPLEAVLAEMEYTGVSIDSAYLQELSQQLEIDLAKLEAQATEIAGEKFNLGSPKQLSQILFEKLGLSTKYSRKIQTGYSTDAATLEKLLEVDNTGFVESIIEYRTLSKLKSTYVDALPALVRQDTQRVHTDFNQAATSTGRLSSSNPNLQNIPIRTAFSRQIRKAFLPEKNYLMVAADYSQIELRILAHLSQEPLLVKAYQQNEDIHTVTARLVFEKEDVSADERRIAKTINFGVIYGMGSLKFSRSTGIDKNVANEFIKRFNERYAKVFAYLESVKKQAIAQGYVETILGRRRYFDFQTNSLRKLKNTNPADIDLSKLKNIGAFDAGLLRSAANAPIQGSSADIIKIAMVRLHEILKQYQARLLLQVHDELVFEVPPHEWEELQPQIKSVMEDAVTLTVPLLVEVRAGENWMETK; encoded by the coding sequence ATGTCTGAAAATTCTACTACCATAACTACAACACGCCCCACATTCATCTTAGTTGATGGACATTCTTTAGCATTTCGTTCTTATTTTGCTTTCGCCAAAGGACGAGATGGTGGACTGCGAACTAAAACCGGGATACCGACGAGTGTGTGCTTTGGCTTTCTCAAATCTTTGCTGGAAGTGATGACAACACAACAGCCACAAGCAATGGCTGTCGCATTTGATTTGGGTTTACCGACTTTCCGCCACGAAGCTGATGATACATACAAAGCCGACCGTCCGGGGACACCAGAAGACTTTGTTCCTGATTTAAAAAATCTGCATGAATTACTCGAAGGCTTGAACCTGAAGATTTTTACTGCACCTGGTTACGAAGCTGATGATGTATTGGGAACCTTAGCGCAAAAAGCCACGGCGGCTGGTTATAAGGTGAAAATTTTAACAGGCGATCGCGATTTATTTCAACTCATTGACCCAGACAAAGAAATTACCGTTTTAAACTTTAGTCCTGATGCACTCAAACGCGCCACAAATAGCATCACAGAATTTAGTGTAGAACAAGTTAAAGAAAAATTAGGCGTATTACCTACACAAATTGTCGATTATAAAGCTTTGTGTGGTGATAAATCAGATAATATTCCTGGGGTGAAAGGCATAGGTGAAAAAACGGCAGTTCAGCTATTAAATACCTATGGTTCTTTGGAGAATATTTATGCAGCCATAGCGGAAATTAAAGGCGCAACCCAAAAAAAACTTACTGAAGGTCAAGAGGATGCTAAAAAGTCGCAATATTTAGCACAAATAGTCACCGAAGTACCTTTAGAAGTTAACTTAGACAACTGCCAATTAACCGGATTTGACACAAGTAATCTCACTCCTATTTTAGAAAAACTAGAGTTCAATACTTTTTTAAAGAAAATCAACGAAATTCAACAGAAATTTGGTGGTGAAGTTACAGAAACTCCCGCCAATGTAGAAGCATCCAGCATAGATGATGATGGTGATGATTTATCATTTTTCACTGCTGCTGAAACAGCCGCATATCAACAGCAACCAGTTTCAGAAATTCAGCCACGGATAATTAATAGTGAAGCTAAACTGACTGAGTTAGTAAATATATTGCAACAATTTACTGACACTACAAACCCAGTAGCTTGGGACACAGAAACCAGCGATTTAGAACCACGAGATGCAGCTTTAGTCGGAATTGGTTGTTGTTGGGGAACGCAACCAGATGAATCAGCATATATTCCCCTGGCGCATAAAAACGGGGAAAATTTACATCCAGAAACAGCACTTGCAGCACTACGTCCAATTTTAGAAAGTGCTAATTATCCGAAGACATTCCAAAATGGTAAATTTGACCGCTTAGTATTTCGCTGTCAAGGAATTAACTTAGCTGGCATTGTCTTTGACACTATGCTGGCTAGTTATGTTTTAAATCCCGATACTAGCCATAATTTAACTGATTTGGCTTTACGATATTTAGGTTTATCTATTCAAAATTATGCCGAATTAGTTCCTAAAGGTAAAACCATTGCTGACTTAGGTATTTCGGCTGTCGCCAATTATTGTTGTTTCCAAGTTTATGCTACATGGCAATTAGTAGAAAAATTGCGCGAAGAACTAGATAAATTTCCAGCCTTATCAAAATTATTACTAGAAGTAGAACAGCCATTAGAAGCCGTTCTCGCAGAGATGGAATACACAGGTGTCAGCATTGATTCTGCTTATCTGCAAGAACTTTCACAACAGTTAGAAATCGATTTAGCTAAGTTAGAAGCACAAGCAACAGAAATAGCTGGCGAAAAATTTAATTTAGGTTCTCCAAAACAGTTGAGCCAAATATTATTTGAAAAGTTAGGATTAAGTACTAAATATTCTCGTAAAATTCAAACTGGCTATTCTACCGATGCTGCAACTTTAGAAAAGCTATTAGAAGTTGATAACACTGGTTTTGTAGAATCGATAATTGAGTATCGCACATTATCTAAATTAAAATCTACTTATGTAGACGCTTTACCTGCGTTGGTACGTCAAGATACTCAACGTGTGCATACGGATTTTAACCAAGCCGCCACATCAACTGGTAGGTTATCTTCTTCCAACCCAAATTTACAAAATATCCCCATTAGAACTGCTTTTAGTCGGCAAATTCGCAAAGCATTTTTACCAGAAAAAAATTACTTGATGGTTGCTGCTGACTACTCACAAATTGAGTTGAGAATCTTAGCACATTTGAGTCAAGAACCATTGTTAGTGAAAGCATATCAACAAAATGAAGATATTCACACAGTTACAGCACGATTGGTATTTGAAAAAGAAGATGTTTCCGCAGATGAAAGACGAATAGCCAAGACAATTAACTTTGGTGTAATTTATGGTATGGGTTCGCTGAAATTCTCACGTTCTACGGGAATAGATAAGAATGTTGCTAATGAATTTATTAAGCGATTTAACGAACGTTATGCTAAAGTATTTGCATATTTAGAGAGCGTGAAAAAACAAGCGATCGCACAAGGTTATGTTGAAACTATCCTCGGTAGGCGGCGTTATTTTGATTTCCAAACCAACAGCTTACGCAAGTTAAAAAATACTAATCCCGCAGATATTGATTTGAGTAAATTAAAAAATATAGGTGCTTTTGATGCTGGCTTGCTGCGTTCTGCTGCCAACGCACCCATTCAAGGCTCTAGTGCTGATATTATCAAAATTGCAATGGTGAGATTGCATGAAATTTTAAAACAATATCAAGCACGTTTATTATTGCAAGTTCACGACGAATTAGTGTTTGAAGTTCCGCCTCACGAATGGGAAGAATTACAACCACAAATTAAATCAGTGATGGAAGATGCTGTAACTTTAACTGTGCCATTACTGGTAGAAGTTCGCGCCGGGGAAAATTGGATGGAGACGAAGTAA
- a CDS encoding transketolase: protein MTTQEELHQWYELAQQLRVDSIRATTIAGSGHPTSSMSAADLMAVLLTKYLHYDFEHPENPNNDRLIFSKGHAAPLLYSMYKAAGVINDEELRSLRKLGSRLEGHPTPILPWVDVATGSLGQGLPISVGLALAGKYLDQLPYHVWVLLGDSETAEGSVWEAFDHAAHYTLDNLIAIIDVNRLGQRGQTELGWNTQAYSHRAKAFGWQAIEIDGHDFTQIDHAMNTAIAVNDRPTVIIARTKKGQGVASLADLGGWHGKVLKPEQEQQAIAELGGERQMIIQVHQPETQQPVPTGKPQPLQLPRYAKGAKVATRRAYGDALKALGNAQPDVVALDAEVSNSTYVEDFAEAFPERYFEMYIAEQQMIAAAVGLQVRKYKPFASTFAAFLTRAYDFIRMAAVSRANIKLMGSHAGVSIGQDGASQMGLEDLAAFRAVWSSTVLYPSDANQTAKLVAQMSDRQGIVYLRTTREATPVIYSAEAEFPIGGSKVIRSSDQDQATIIGAGITLHEALKAYEQLKNDGITVRIIDAYSVKPIDVPTLHQAAQDTEGNLIVVEDHWLEGGLGAAVLDAFAGVGEMPTYEGPQLQLIKLAVSEMPTSGTPEELLHAAKIDADAIIAAVRSLVKHPVNEVLSAERGETR, encoded by the coding sequence ATGACTACACAAGAAGAATTGCATCAATGGTATGAATTAGCCCAACAGTTGCGTGTTGATAGCATTCGCGCCACCACAATTGCGGGTTCTGGTCATCCGACATCATCTATGTCGGCGGCGGATTTGATGGCGGTTTTACTGACTAAATATTTGCACTACGATTTTGAACATCCCGAAAATCCGAATAACGATCGCCTGATTTTTTCTAAAGGTCACGCTGCACCATTGCTTTATTCTATGTACAAAGCCGCAGGTGTGATTAACGATGAAGAATTGCGATCGCTGCGAAAATTGGGTAGTCGTTTAGAAGGTCATCCCACACCCATTTTACCTTGGGTCGATGTGGCAACGGGTTCTCTGGGGCAAGGCTTACCGATTTCTGTGGGGTTAGCGTTAGCTGGGAAATATCTCGACCAACTTCCCTATCATGTCTGGGTGTTACTGGGAGATAGTGAAACCGCCGAAGGTTCGGTTTGGGAAGCCTTTGACCATGCTGCACACTACACCTTAGATAATTTAATTGCCATTATTGATGTCAACCGCTTGGGTCAACGGGGGCAAACGGAATTAGGCTGGAATACGCAAGCATACTCTCATCGTGCGAAAGCCTTTGGTTGGCAAGCCATAGAAATTGATGGTCATGATTTTACCCAAATAGATCATGCCATGAATACCGCGATCGCCGTTAATGATCGCCCGACCGTAATTATCGCCCGCACCAAGAAAGGTCAAGGCGTTGCTAGTTTGGCAGATTTAGGCGGTTGGCATGGCAAAGTTTTAAAACCTGAACAAGAACAGCAAGCAATTGCCGAATTAGGCGGTGAACGTCAGATGATTATCCAAGTTCATCAACCAGAAACCCAACAGCCAGTTCCTACGGGTAAACCCCAACCCCTGCAACTGCCTCGTTATGCAAAAGGCGCAAAAGTAGCCACACGTCGGGCTTATGGCGATGCTTTAAAAGCGTTAGGCAATGCTCAACCAGATGTAGTTGCCCTTGATGCTGAGGTCAGTAATTCCACGTATGTCGAAGACTTTGCCGAAGCTTTTCCCGAACGTTACTTTGAAATGTACATCGCCGAACAACAAATGATTGCGGCGGCGGTGGGTTTGCAAGTCAGAAAATATAAACCCTTTGCTTCTACCTTTGCCGCCTTTTTAACCCGCGCCTACGATTTTATTAGGATGGCGGCTGTGTCTCGCGCCAACATTAAATTAATGGGTTCCCATGCTGGTGTATCTATTGGTCAAGATGGCGCTTCCCAAATGGGGTTAGAAGATTTAGCAGCGTTTCGGGCTGTGTGGAGTAGCACTGTATTGTATCCCAGTGATGCTAATCAAACCGCCAAATTAGTAGCGCAAATGAGCGATCGCCAAGGTATTGTTTACTTACGTACAACCCGCGAAGCTACACCCGTCATTTACAGTGCGGAAGCAGAATTTCCCATTGGTGGTAGCAAAGTTATCCGCAGTTCTGACCAAGACCAAGCCACCATCATCGGTGCGGGGATTACCTTACACGAAGCCCTTAAAGCTTATGAACAACTGAAAAACGACGGGATCACAGTCCGCATCATCGATGCTTACTCAGTCAAACCCATTGATGTGCCAACCCTACATCAAGCCGCACAAGACACCGAAGGTAACTTAATCGTAGTCGAAGATCATTGGCTAGAAGGCGGATTAGGTGCGGCGGTGCTAGATGCTTTCGCTGGCGTTGGGGAAATGCCAACTTATGAAGGGCCACAACTACAACTGATCAAATTAGCCGTGAGTGAAATGCCCACATCAGGAACCCCAGAAGAACTACTCCACGCCGCCAAAATCGATGCTGATGCCATAATTGCCGCAGTGCGATCGCTAGTCAAACATCCAGTGAACGAAGTGCTGAGTGCTGAGAGGGGGGAGACAAGGTAG